One Takifugu flavidus isolate HTHZ2018 chromosome 3, ASM371156v2, whole genome shotgun sequence genomic window, TTCTGACAGAGGCATTTCATCACACATTTTAttgtgcacgcacatgcacacacacacacctgtggtcTTCACAGCTACTTTGATGGCCACAGTCTCTTCTGGTGTATAGACTCCTTCGTAGACCAAACCAAACGCCCCTTAAAGACAAAAGATGTGAGGCAGACAACTGGAACGTTGTTAATATCTATGGGAACATTGGCATTATTAGGTGAGCTGACATGGAAcatatatttctatatattGCAACTAaattgaaatatatatataaatatgtatttttgtCGACAGGTTGGTCTCAGGTAACTGGAAAGTTGCTCTTTTGAGGTTGAGAGAGCTGCTCTTGGTTTGTTTCTGTAAGTTTTATCTAATTTTCTAACTATAGTAGCCACCTTTGTATTTAAATCTCCTGCAATACAGAGGTAAAAAGGTGTTTGTATAGGTAAACAACACAGGTCTGTCCAGAATAGGAGTCTTAGTCGTGGCACAAATACACCTGCACTTATAAAGCTAAAACCAGATTATTGTGGCATCATGAACTGACCTCTTCCAAGCTCCTTGCCCAGTGTGAGCTTGTTTCTCTCTACCAGGACATCTTTGAGACTGATCAGCAGTCTGTCACTGAACCCTTCCAACAACTGGGCTACACCCTCCACCCCTGCAAACAAGTGGACAGGCTGTAGAAAAGCTTCTAATAATTACTTTGTGTACCTGGatcatttaaaatcaaacactCTGTCGCATATGAAAAAATCTTGAGACAGTGAAATAAGAAATGTGAAAGCTTTGACCTTCTTTGAAACACTTACTGCTGGGCTGCTGGGGTTGAACCACCTCCTGCTGTGCACGTCGATAAGAAACTACCGCGTTCAGTTCAAGCAGGCCATGTCGCTGTTCATACCTGTGGTTTAAACTCTATCAGATAAATGACAGGAAGAGCCCTCTATATACTTTACAGCCATTCTTAAAATcccaacaaaaaagaaagaacacaaaATAGAAGAACTTTAATTTTCTACCAAAACCTGCTAGGTAATTAGATTGAAGCAGGGATTTTGACAAGATGGGAGAATGTAGTGGAGAGTAGAGAGACCAGGGTTTGATTCATGGAGAGTCACAACAAACCCGCAGTCATGGTACATGGCAGGATGATCGGCATGTCCCCTATTTTACTGGTCAGGAACCCTGGAGCATGTTCTACGCAGCTGTTTAAAGACCCTCAGGTTGCAATTATGCTGGATACGTGATCAGATCCTCATGGATCAGTCAGCATGGGTCAGAAGTTGGCCAAGAAAACTAAACCCTCAGAAAGTTTTTCGGTTTTTGCGGGTTGACCAGCTTTTGCCAAAAACTCATCTTTGGGCATCTTAACCCTTTGCAAAGGTTCCCGAAACCACATTGCGGTCACCATGCGTGTGTCCAGATTTGGACCCGAGGACTCGGTTCCCAAAGCAagtgtctctgctgttgctaACAAGTGGAGGTGTAACAAAGAGACTTTTAGTCCCCAGACTCCTCCAACTTGTTCAGTTTTAGAATCTTCCTTATGTATTAGTCTTAATGGTGAAGTCTTTACCTGTGCTTGTGCCGGTTAACGGCCAACGCCACAGTGAGGATCACAGGCAGGAGCAGAAGGATGACCAGTAAAACCACCAGGGCGACTTTAGCAGAAGACAGACTCTGGTGCCGAGGAGCCCCAGTGTCTGCAACTTCTGAGATGTTGAGACCTTCTGAGACCTTTGGAATCACAGTTGTCGGTCCCAAAACCTTCCCTGGAGCACACAAGATGTTCAAGAGATCAGCTTCAATTCCTTCATGCAGAGGTCAATCGTGCCTGTGCATGAATGGACAACCTTTCCACCATACTTGTTAGCCACACAGTGCTAACTATTGAGAGATGGAAGAAGATTCTAAATCCAGAAAAGTATTTTGGTAGCGGTGCAGCGTGAGCACAGATGAAACTTCAGCCATCTCTCTTTGAATAAACTGAGCAGAtaatgaattattttttttaaatcttaaaagAGTTGAGAAGAGCTGTGTGTACATTTGTGAATAGTAACAGTGGCAGTGGATGAAggtggcgccccctgcagggtGGAGATGCTGTTCCAGGCTTGCACTGACAATCTGAAGTTGCTCCGAGGACACAGTCCTGATATGTTGACTGAAGTGCCGTTCAGTCCTGTTGGATCCGGCAGGATGACTGTCTCATCAGAGCATGGCCCCCACTGCCCcccagcctcctcttcctgctcacacTGGACTCGATagttcatttcctctctgcctccccagTCATGTGGAGGGTCCCACCTCAGTGTCAACACCGAGTCGTTGAACCAGTGGGTCCTCAGATTGAcgggggcagagggaggctcTAGGGGGGTTGAGACAGAAGAAATGGGTGCATGTTCACAGTGAGAGCCGTGCAGTACGCTCCTTAAACTACCTGCAGGGGGGTTCAAATTCTGAACTCCTAAATCAAACACATTGTCAAGTACGTTCTCTCCCTTCAAATGTCTCTTACTGGTGCATCCGAGATCAGTGGGATCGCTTGGCAGACGGCTGAAACCTTGGACACAGGTGCACATCTCTGACCCTTCTTCACGTGTCCTGGTATTGGCTGGACACAGCCGGCATGCTCCATCATCATTGGCTGGTTTGTAGTAGCCCATGTGACAGGCTGATGAGATAGAACGATCTGGTCAATATTCACTTGGTAACTATTGAAATGATTCAATAAATGGCTGAATATTCAGAGTCGCACCTTCATGCGCTTATACATGAACCATTAGCTTAGAAAAAGTGAGATGTGTTTGTTGCCACACCTTGGCAGGTTCCACCCATGACTTGGTGGCCAGGCCGACAAGAACAGCGCCCCTGCAGTGGACCCCAGCTACCATCCATGGAGCACTCTCGGAAAGGGGGGGAGATCTCAATGGCCCCCTTCACACAGAAACCTGCCATCAGAGGTGACCCTGCCCCGGTCCCATTGAATGAAACCAGCTGGTCCGTGATGTCAGGACACCTCCTGTAATAGAGCCTGATGGATGTGACAAGAACACAGGTCCCAGAGTAGGAGAAGGCTATTTGGAACCCTCTATCCTGGACCAAGCCCAAGTCAAGAGCTGTGTGGGTCCTCAGATACGCTGGAATCTGAGCCACTGATCTGGGAAAAGGTTCTGTGGTGTTCAGCTCCACGACAGGTCTGCTTTTCCAAAACCCTGTGATGGGCGTGTCTGAGTTGAACAGATAGACTTGAAGTGAGCGAGGTTTtcggtccagctcctcctcctgggtaAATGTTATATCCATCAGCAGATTGTGAGCGTCTTTACGCTCCATCCACTGGCTTAAAACTGTTCTAAAGATGCTCTGTTTACAGGCTTGGAGCACCAGACGTGTGGTGGCTGTGCCTATAGGAAGGCGTATTTCGCTCCACTGAAGAAAGatcaaaagagagaaagaaagaaaggttaAAAGGTCGATCAACAGTAGCAGGTAGATCAAAAGACACCCTCACGCATGGACAGATGTTGATGCTCACATCTGTCCTACAGAGGTCCAACCTCATAATGACAATAACATGGCAGCCCCAGTGGCGCTAAGAGTCACCATGGAGGGAGGTGTGTAGGGGCGTCTCTACGGCTGCCCTGCAGAGGAGACCCATTCCAGCCAGGATCCCCGTGTTTAGGTAATCATTCATAACTCCTGAACAGGACTGGAATGTAGCCTGACTGGTAAATAGCTGGCTTGACATATGGTCATAACAGCATCAATCCACTTTCTCCTGAAAACCCTGAATCATTCAAGCTCCTCAACTCTGAGCAGGAgtccttctccttttttctcacCACTTTGGTGACTACAAGATCAGTTAGCAGCattcttgttttttaaataagtttttaaatgtgttgtcAGGTCTTTTCCATGTTCTGATTGTTGCTTACATGTTTTGGGGGGGCAGAAGTCCATCTCAGAGCGATCTGTTTGTCAGAATGGAAGATCTCCTCTGAAAACAGGAGGGGATAAAATTAACATGGCTGACTCATATTTATGACcaactttttccttttcaccATTCTATCTGATTCAGCCAAATTCCTCTGATTTTTCAATGATTTCAGACATCAACTTCCTTCCTCTAGTTACATTGAACTGGTTTTGGGGAAGTTTAGTTTGGAGAACCTTTATTTTATCCCTCA contains:
- the si:ch73-40a2.1 gene encoding tyrosine-protein kinase receptor TYRO3 codes for the protein MASMQLSSVLILLVWSWKSACDRPHQQEEEIFHSDKQIALRWTSAPPKHWSEIRLPIGTATTRLVLQACKQSIFRTVLSQWMERKDAHNLLMDITFTQEEELDRKPRSLQVYLFNSDTPITGFWKSRPVVELNTTEPFPRSVAQIPAYLRTHTALDLGLVQDRGFQIAFSYSGTCVLVTSIRLYYRRCPDITDQLVSFNGTGAGSPLMAGFCVKGAIEISPPFRECSMDGSWGPLQGRCSCRPGHQVMGGTCQACHMGYYKPANDDGACRLCPANTRTREEGSEMCTCVQGFSRLPSDPTDLGCTKPPSAPVNLRTHWFNDSVLTLRWDPPHDWGGREEMNYRVQCEQEEEAGGQWGPCSDETVILPDPTGLNGTSVNISGLCPRSNFRLSVQAWNSISTLQGAPPSSTATVTIHKWKVLGPTTVIPKVSEGLNISEVADTGAPRHQSLSSAKVALVVLLVILLLLPVILTVALAVNRHKHRYEQRHGLLELNAVVSYRRAQQEVVQPQQPSRVEGVAQLLEGFSDRLLISLKDVLVERNKLTLGKELGRGAFGLVYEGVYTPEETVAIKVAVKTTVGIHSHQDLHEFLSEAELMQNFDHENVVKLLGVTLQREQDSPLPVPLVILPYMKHGDLRRFLIDTRYGDVPMFVPHQSLLRFMIDIAAGMEYLSSRGFLHRDLAARNCMLGDDLRVCVADFGLSKKIYSSNYYRQHAVVRVPIKWMAMESLSESIYTTKSDVWSFGVTMWEIVSRGRTPYPGVQNSELLDLLQSGDRLKVPTDCDHRLYEVMRSCWDQDPVRRPSFSELLQTLKGLLAELPELEASQEASYMNQVLEVSAATAAIQHTPQPGGDRCENTYFPYPVTTPADAAEVELNHEYVKC